The genome window AAGGAAAAGCCAAAGCGTATCCGTTTTCGGAGTTGAGCCGTGTCGAGATGCCGGTCCTGGATGTTGTTGAAGGACGTCCGCTCCGCGTGGTGTTCGATGCCGCTTCGCGCACGGCGGTGATTGAAGATAAAGCCGGGCGCGAGCTGCCGTCGGTGGTCGGGTTCTGGTTTGCCTGGTACGCCTTCCATCCGGAGACCGCAGTGTTCAGCGCTTCGCCCTGATGTTTGTTATACTGAATCCATTCTCTCGAATCCGGTGCGGCCTGTCGCGCAAAGGGGAGCCATGAAGAAAAAAATCACAGTGCTGGCGGTGTTCGTTCTGGCGATTGCGGCCTTTTATTATTTCGATCTGGGACGCTACCTGTCGCTGGAAAGCCTGAAAACCCATCGCGATCAACTGGACGCGTTTTACAAGGCTAATACCTGGGCGATGATTCTCGGTTTCATCGCGGTCTACATCGTGACCGTGGCGCTCAGCCTGCCGGGCGCGACCATCCTCACCCTGACCGCCGGCGCGTTGTTCGGGGCGTGGACGGGAACCCTCATCGTCAACATCGGCGCCACCGTCGGGGCGACGCTGGCCTTCCTGGTGGCGCGTTTCCTGTTGCAGGACTGGGTCGAGAAAAAATTCGGCGACCGTATCAAACCCTTCAATGAAGGCTTTTCCAACAACGCCCTCAATTATATTCTGTTTCTCAGACTGGTGCCGTTGTTCCCGTTTTTCCTCATCAACCTCGTGTCCGGCCTCACACGTGTGCGCTTGAGCACGTATTTTTTCGGCACCATGTTCGGCATCATGCCGGGTTCCTTCGTGTACGCCAACGCCGGGGCCAACCTTGCTTCC of Nitrospina watsonii contains these proteins:
- a CDS encoding TVP38/TMEM64 family protein; this translates as MKKKITVLAVFVLAIAAFYYFDLGRYLSLESLKTHRDQLDAFYKANTWAMILGFIAVYIVTVALSLPGATILTLTAGALFGAWTGTLIVNIGATVGATLAFLVARFLLQDWVEKKFGDRIKPFNEGFSNNALNYILFLRLVPLFPFFLINLVSGLTRVRLSTYFFGTMFGIMPGSFVYANAGANLASIDKLSDIASPGVLGSFALLGLFALIPTLYKRFQGKKNLPPEVAEAEAANDS